Proteins from one Phyllobacterium zundukense genomic window:
- a CDS encoding DMT family transporter, which translates to MSIAVPLPPVAGPDPAKTSSEAAIGCLLVAGAAIAWSTGGALTRFVEANNNWTIVFWRSVFAALFLLCFMLVRDGPRGTWRLFQHMGLAGLGVAICFAIASSCFIIALSYTTVANVLLLQAGVPLFAALISWILFRERISTATWIAIAVVIAGVAIMVSDSLDGEVSPIGDMLALLIAISFAIATVITRRKAHLRMTPAVFLGMVIAGCVASTMASEFSTSARDFVLLFALGAVNLGLGLAFFVSGARLIPSALAALISTLEPVLGPVWVWLLHNEVPAQRTIIGGAIILAALLMHLGWEYRRQKRVAAIAR; encoded by the coding sequence ATGAGTATCGCCGTGCCCCTGCCGCCCGTCGCCGGGCCTGATCCTGCCAAGACCTCTTCGGAGGCCGCGATCGGCTGTCTGCTGGTGGCGGGCGCCGCGATCGCATGGAGCACCGGCGGCGCGCTCACGCGCTTCGTTGAAGCCAATAACAACTGGACGATCGTCTTCTGGCGCTCGGTTTTCGCCGCGTTGTTTCTCCTGTGCTTCATGCTGGTGCGCGACGGGCCGCGCGGCACATGGCGGCTGTTTCAGCATATGGGGCTGGCGGGCCTCGGCGTCGCCATTTGCTTCGCCATCGCCTCATCCTGCTTCATCATCGCGCTGTCCTATACGACGGTCGCCAATGTGCTCCTGCTGCAGGCGGGCGTGCCGCTGTTTGCAGCTTTGATCTCGTGGATATTGTTCCGCGAGCGCATCAGTACCGCCACATGGATCGCCATTGCCGTGGTTATCGCCGGCGTTGCCATCATGGTCTCGGATTCGCTCGACGGGGAGGTTTCCCCCATCGGCGACATGCTGGCGCTGTTGATCGCCATCTCGTTCGCCATCGCCACCGTCATCACCCGCCGCAAGGCGCATCTGCGCATGACGCCGGCGGTTTTCCTCGGCATGGTCATTGCCGGCTGCGTGGCCTCGACGATGGCCAGCGAGTTCAGCACCAGCGCGCGCGATTTCGTGCTGCTCTTTGCACTTGGTGCGGTCAATCTCGGCCTTGGCCTCGCATTCTTCGTCAGCGGCGCGCGGCTCATTCCCTCGGCGCTGGCCGCGCTGATCAGCACGCTCGAACCCGTGCTCGGCCCGGTCTGGGTCTGGCTCCTGCACAACGAGGTCCCGGCTCAGCGCACGATCATCGGCGGCGCCATCATTCTCGCCGCACTGCTCATGCATCTCGGCTGGGAATATCGGCGCCAAAAGCGCGTGGCGGCAATCGCCCGATAG
- a CDS encoding L,D-transpeptidase — protein MTIEKITRRGLMLGGLALMTSGCGSGVRDAFSPISSAFAVPRGMDPRLRRQEVAYQGSEAPGTLVVNTYERFLYAVQGDGSATRYGIAVGEEGLTLKGRATIERKEQWPSWTPTASMIRRKPHLAQYAGGVPGGPNNPLGARALYLYRGGRDTYFRLHGTNEPWLIGQAVSNGCIRLTNEDILYLYDNTPLGTPVLIV, from the coding sequence ATGACAATTGAAAAAATCACGCGCCGCGGGCTGATGCTGGGCGGATTGGCACTCATGACCTCCGGGTGCGGTTCCGGAGTGCGCGACGCGTTTTCGCCAATCTCATCAGCTTTTGCCGTGCCACGCGGCATGGATCCCCGTTTGAGGCGGCAGGAAGTCGCGTATCAAGGGAGCGAGGCGCCCGGGACGCTCGTCGTCAACACCTATGAACGTTTCCTCTATGCGGTCCAGGGGGACGGATCGGCCACGCGCTATGGTATCGCCGTCGGGGAAGAGGGACTGACGCTCAAAGGCAGAGCGACGATCGAGCGTAAAGAGCAATGGCCATCCTGGACGCCCACTGCAAGCATGATCAGGCGCAAGCCGCATTTGGCGCAATATGCCGGCGGAGTCCCAGGCGGGCCAAATAATCCGCTCGGTGCACGGGCGCTTTATCTCTACCGCGGCGGACGTGACACCTATTTTCGTCTGCACGGTACAAATGAACCCTGGTTGATAGGACAAGCTGTGTCGAACGGGTGCATTCGCCTGACGAATGAGGACATCCTTTATCTCTATGACAACACGCCTCTGGGAACGCCGGTATTGATCGTCTAA
- a CDS encoding MATE family efflux transporter — protein sequence MFNSKDGSSGHGRCDGDDQAQGGAFEVTNRIVLALAAPMTLAYLTTPLLGLVDTAVVGQLNDVALLAGLAAGAVIFDLVFTSFNFLRAGTTGLVAQAYGADDIAEEQKIFWRASILRILCGIVLIIGAPLICLTGTGFIGASDAVGSAMTSYIGIRLIAAPFSLMNYVILGVLLGKAKARHALGLQVLINILNICLSVWWGLYLSRSRWRCVGRSGDGRDLSGGNVVFNA from the coding sequence ATGTTTAATTCCAAGGATGGATCATCCGGCCATGGTCGCTGCGACGGTGATGACCAAGCCCAGGGTGGCGCGTTCGAAGTCACGAACCGCATCGTGTTGGCTCTCGCGGCGCCAATGACGTTAGCCTATTTGACCACTCCGCTCTTGGGACTCGTGGACACAGCAGTCGTTGGACAACTCAACGATGTTGCGTTGTTGGCGGGCTTGGCTGCTGGTGCCGTGATATTTGACCTGGTGTTTACGAGTTTCAATTTTTTGCGCGCTGGAACAACTGGACTTGTCGCCCAGGCGTATGGCGCAGACGATATTGCCGAAGAACAGAAGATATTCTGGCGCGCTTCCATCCTGCGAATCTTGTGCGGCATTGTGCTGATCATTGGTGCGCCGCTCATATGCTTGACGGGGACGGGTTTTATCGGAGCATCCGATGCAGTTGGCTCGGCAATGACCTCCTATATCGGAATTCGGCTGATAGCGGCCCCGTTTTCATTGATGAATTATGTGATCCTGGGTGTTCTACTTGGGAAAGCCAAAGCGCGGCACGCGTTGGGGCTCCAAGTGCTGATTAATATTCTTAACATCTGCTTATCGGTATGGTGGGGGCTATATCTCTCAAGGAGTCGTTGGCGTTGCGTGGGCCGCAGTGGTGATGGACGGGATCTATCTGGGGGCAACGTGGTCTTCAATGCTTAG
- a CDS encoding XRE family transcriptional regulator: protein MAEGKIFAGPRIRRIRNERGLTQTSMAEALGISPSYLNLIERNQRPLTVQLLLKLSSTYKIELDTLQMETGSSMAVLKEVFSDPLLNGELPGDQELIEISDAAPNAATGVIKLYRAYRESLERLSDLSQLLAKDGRAPSLVATRMPLNEVREALERRANHFPRIEGEVDSFTGLLKPGDDLLGALKAWLKSEHGISVRVLPVATMPNWRRRYDRHSQRLFISERLSPFDQLREVAMEAALMRMQVVIAAEIQDLKLSSDEARRIARFEFGRYAAHALMMPHQAFQSAAVRARYDVDVLRSRFHVSFEQAANRLTTLDGKSDIPFFMLEVDHAGNRFRRAGAQGFPQSRFGGECPKLPVYAAFAQPGQILVEAVEMPDGAEFMTIARTLEGPQGAFNERPRRTAILLGCDIEHADKTVYGSAFGNMSISAPPLGKFVGSTPVGPACRLCERAACLSRAEPPVTRPVGLDEMVTGLSAFDFQ from the coding sequence ATGGCTGAGGGCAAGATATTCGCCGGTCCGCGCATCAGGCGCATTCGCAACGAGCGTGGTCTCACACAAACCTCGATGGCCGAGGCGCTGGGTATTTCGCCGTCCTATCTCAATCTCATCGAGCGCAACCAGCGGCCGCTCACGGTCCAGCTCCTGCTCAAACTCTCTTCAACCTACAAGATCGAGCTCGACACACTGCAAATGGAGACTGGCTCCTCCATGGCCGTGCTCAAGGAAGTGTTTTCCGACCCGCTGCTCAATGGCGAGTTGCCGGGCGACCAGGAGCTCATCGAAATCAGCGATGCTGCGCCCAATGCCGCCACCGGCGTCATCAAGCTTTATCGCGCGTACCGGGAATCGCTCGAGCGCCTTTCTGATCTGTCACAACTTCTGGCGAAGGACGGTCGCGCCCCATCCCTTGTCGCCACACGCATGCCGCTGAACGAGGTCCGCGAGGCGCTGGAGCGCCGCGCCAATCATTTTCCCCGCATTGAGGGGGAGGTCGACAGCTTTACCGGCCTGCTCAAACCCGGCGATGATTTGCTTGGCGCCCTGAAGGCCTGGTTAAAGAGTGAACATGGCATCTCCGTGCGTGTGCTTCCCGTGGCGACCATGCCGAATTGGCGCCGGCGTTATGATCGGCATTCGCAGCGGCTGTTCATCTCCGAGCGGCTGTCGCCCTTCGACCAGTTGCGTGAAGTGGCGATGGAGGCGGCGCTCATGCGCATGCAGGTGGTCATCGCAGCCGAAATACAGGATTTGAAACTCTCCTCGGACGAGGCGCGGCGAATCGCCCGTTTCGAGTTCGGGCGCTACGCGGCGCATGCACTCATGATGCCTCATCAGGCTTTCCAGAGCGCGGCTGTTCGTGCTCGCTATGATGTTGACGTCCTTCGTTCACGCTTCCACGTCTCCTTTGAACAGGCCGCCAACCGCCTGACAACGCTTGACGGCAAGTCCGACATTCCGTTCTTCATGCTGGAAGTCGATCACGCCGGCAATCGTTTCCGCCGGGCAGGGGCGCAAGGGTTTCCGCAGTCCCGTTTCGGCGGCGAGTGCCCGAAGCTGCCTGTCTATGCCGCGTTCGCTCAGCCCGGCCAGATCCTCGTCGAGGCGGTGGAGATGCCGGATGGCGCCGAGTTCATGACCATTGCCCGCACATTGGAAGGGCCGCAGGGCGCCTTCAACGAACGCCCGCGCCGCACGGCCATCCTTCTCGGCTGCGATATCGAACATGCTGACAAGACGGTTTATGGCAGCGCGTTCGGTAACATGAGTATCAGCGCCCCTCCGCTCGGCAAATTCGTCGGCTCCACGCCTGTCGGCCCGGCCTGCCGCCTGTGCGAACGCGCCGCCTGCCTCTCCCGGGCCGAACCACCCGTGACACGGCCGGTGGGACTGGACGAGATGGTGACGGGGCTCAGCGCGTTCGATTTTCAGTAG
- the aceA gene encoding isocitrate lyase, protein MTDFYNLVPNAPEGRYDGIERPYTPDDVQRLRGSVQIKHTLAENGANRLWKLIHEEGFVNALGALSGNQAMQMVRAGLKAIYLSGWQVAADANTASAMYPDQSLYPANAAPELAKRINKTLQRADQIETAEGKGLSVETWFAPIIADAEAGFGGPLNAFEIMKAFIEAGAAGVHYEDQLASEKKCGHLGGKVLIPTAAHIRNLNAARLAADVMGTPTLVIARTDAEAAKLLTSDIDERDQPFVDYDAGRTTEGFYQVKNGLEPCIARAVAYAPHCDMIWCETSKPDLEQAKRFAEGVRKEHPNKLLAYNCSPSFNWKKHLDEATIAKFQRELGAMGYKFQFITLAGFHQLNFGMFELARGYKDRQMSAYSELQEAEFAAETNGYTATKHQREVGTGYFDAVSLAITGGKSSTTAMKESTETAQFRPAAE, encoded by the coding sequence ATGACTGATTTTTACAACCTCGTACCAAACGCACCGGAGGGCCGCTATGATGGTATCGAACGTCCTTATACACCTGACGATGTCCAGCGCCTCAGAGGCTCGGTTCAGATCAAGCATACTCTCGCTGAAAACGGTGCCAACCGGCTCTGGAAGCTCATTCACGAAGAGGGTTTCGTCAATGCACTGGGCGCTCTCTCGGGCAACCAGGCTATGCAGATGGTTCGCGCAGGTCTCAAGGCAATTTATCTTTCCGGATGGCAGGTTGCTGCCGATGCAAACACAGCTTCAGCCATGTATCCTGACCAGTCGCTCTACCCGGCAAATGCGGCGCCGGAACTGGCCAAGCGCATAAACAAGACGCTGCAGCGCGCCGACCAGATCGAGACGGCAGAGGGCAAGGGCCTTTCGGTCGAGACCTGGTTCGCGCCCATCATTGCCGATGCGGAAGCAGGATTTGGCGGACCACTCAACGCCTTCGAGATCATGAAGGCTTTCATCGAGGCTGGCGCTGCCGGTGTCCATTACGAAGACCAGCTCGCTTCCGAGAAGAAGTGCGGTCATCTTGGCGGCAAGGTTCTGATCCCGACGGCCGCGCATATCCGCAACCTGAACGCCGCGCGGCTTGCCGCGGACGTTATGGGAACGCCGACGCTGGTCATCGCCCGCACGGATGCAGAGGCTGCCAAGCTGCTGACCTCGGATATCGATGAGCGCGATCAGCCATTCGTCGATTACGACGCCGGACGGACGACCGAAGGCTTCTATCAGGTCAAGAACGGACTGGAGCCTTGCATCGCTCGGGCCGTCGCCTATGCGCCGCACTGCGACATGATCTGGTGCGAGACATCGAAGCCGGATCTTGAGCAGGCCAAGCGCTTCGCCGAAGGTGTGCGCAAAGAGCATCCGAACAAGCTACTCGCCTATAACTGCTCGCCTTCCTTCAACTGGAAGAAGCATCTGGATGAGGCGACGATTGCCAAGTTCCAGCGCGAGCTCGGGGCGATGGGCTACAAGTTCCAGTTCATCACGCTGGCCGGCTTCCATCAGCTCAACTTCGGCATGTTCGAACTCGCCCGTGGTTACAAGGACCGGCAGATGTCGGCCTATTCGGAACTGCAGGAAGCTGAGTTTGCCGCAGAGACCAATGGTTACACCGCGACCAAGCATCAGCGCGAAGTCGGTACCGGCTATTTCGATGCGGTTTCGCTGGCAATCACCGGCGGCAAATCCTCAACGACCGCAATGAAGGAATCGACCGAGACGGCACAGTTCCGTCCGGCTGCAGAGTAA
- a CDS encoding Crp/Fnr family transcriptional regulator — protein sequence MSASQFAFENKLLRHMRANDFELLAPHLDAQKLPLRHVIEKSQTPVTDVYFLETGLASIVSKMPSGRDVEVGVSGNEGMTGSSVVLGGMQSPHDSYMQVAGLGYSIATVDLQRAMETSTTLRSYLLLYVQTLVIQTASTALANSQADVSSRMARWLLMVHDRTHGPDIVLTHEFLSVMLGVRRPWVTEVLHILEDKRLIRAKRGQITIVDRTGLMAEANGFYGVAEQEYKRLLGINLAR from the coding sequence ATGTCAGCTTCACAATTTGCGTTTGAGAACAAGCTTCTCAGGCATATGCGTGCGAACGATTTTGAGTTGCTGGCACCGCATCTCGACGCACAGAAGTTGCCGCTGAGGCACGTGATCGAGAAATCGCAAACGCCCGTCACGGACGTGTACTTCCTTGAAACAGGCCTTGCCTCGATCGTCTCAAAAATGCCCAGTGGCCGCGACGTCGAAGTAGGAGTGTCCGGCAATGAGGGGATGACGGGTTCCTCAGTCGTTCTTGGCGGGATGCAATCGCCGCATGACAGCTACATGCAAGTAGCCGGCCTCGGTTACAGTATCGCTACTGTGGATCTTCAACGCGCTATGGAAACAAGCACCACGCTGCGCAGCTACCTGCTCCTCTATGTCCAGACCTTGGTCATCCAGACGGCCTCGACCGCATTGGCGAATAGCCAGGCGGACGTCTCATCCAGAATGGCTCGTTGGCTCCTGATGGTGCATGACCGCACGCATGGTCCAGATATTGTGCTGACGCACGAATTCCTGTCGGTCATGCTTGGAGTGCGGCGGCCATGGGTGACGGAAGTCTTGCATATACTGGAAGACAAACGGTTGATCCGGGCAAAGCGAGGACAGATAACCATCGTCGATCGTACCGGGCTCATGGCCGAGGCCAACGGTTTCTACGGGGTAGCCGAGCAAGAGTATAAACGGCTGCTCGGGATAAACCTCGCCCGATAA
- a CDS encoding glutamine synthetase family protein, translated as MPSETPEKKPARTTTRRRTPAYVKATRGVKNWREASEWLAWRDIEDIECITPDQAGVARGKMMPSKKFTSNTSLALPSAVFMATISGSYPEDGHGFSYPEDDGDLKLMPDLSTLSEVPWEADPTAQVICDLVNKDGQAVEFTPRNVLKRVMAAYARKGLKAVVAPEIEFYLVKKNPDPDYPLTPPVGRSGRAIGGGQGYSIAGVNEFDELIDDIYHFSESQGLEIDTLIHEEGAAQLEINLRHGDPIELADQVFLFKRTIREAALKHDMYATFMAKPIQGQPGSAMHIHQSIIDKKTGRNVFSNPDGTESPAFRHFIGGMQKHVPASLVMFAPYVNSYRRLTPAASAPVNVKWGYDNRTTAFRVPRSDPAARRVENRIPSSDANPYLALAASLACGLIGMNNKIEPDEPASTTVNDNLIELPRGLIEATILFEQDRELVAMLGESFAITYAAIKRAEFETFMEVISPWEREFLLLNV; from the coding sequence ATGCCTTCCGAAACTCCCGAGAAAAAACCCGCACGGACGACAACGCGGCGGCGTACACCCGCTTATGTCAAAGCTACGCGCGGCGTGAAGAACTGGCGCGAAGCTTCCGAGTGGCTGGCCTGGCGGGATATCGAGGACATCGAATGCATTACCCCGGATCAGGCCGGTGTGGCGCGCGGCAAAATGATGCCGTCGAAGAAATTCACATCCAATACCTCCCTGGCGCTCCCTTCCGCCGTATTCATGGCGACGATCTCGGGTTCCTATCCGGAAGACGGCCATGGCTTCTCCTATCCTGAGGATGACGGCGATCTGAAACTGATGCCGGATCTTTCCACGCTCTCGGAAGTACCATGGGAGGCCGACCCTACAGCACAGGTCATCTGTGATCTCGTCAACAAGGACGGACAAGCGGTAGAATTTACCCCTCGCAACGTATTGAAGCGTGTCATGGCCGCTTATGCCAGGAAGGGCCTGAAGGCGGTCGTCGCGCCGGAGATCGAATTCTATCTCGTCAAGAAGAACCCCGATCCGGATTATCCCCTGACCCCGCCTGTCGGACGCTCTGGCCGGGCGATCGGCGGCGGACAAGGTTATTCAATCGCCGGCGTCAACGAGTTCGATGAACTCATCGACGATATCTATCATTTTTCCGAGAGTCAGGGCCTTGAGATCGACACGCTGATCCATGAGGAAGGCGCGGCGCAGCTCGAAATCAATTTGCGGCACGGCGATCCGATCGAGCTTGCCGATCAGGTGTTCCTGTTCAAGCGCACGATCAGGGAAGCCGCACTGAAGCACGACATGTATGCGACATTCATGGCGAAGCCTATACAGGGCCAGCCGGGTTCCGCGATGCATATCCATCAATCGATCATCGACAAGAAGACGGGCCGAAACGTGTTCTCCAACCCGGATGGAACGGAAAGCCCGGCGTTCCGGCATTTTATAGGCGGCATGCAGAAACATGTCCCGGCCTCGCTGGTGATGTTTGCGCCCTATGTGAATTCGTACCGGCGGCTGACACCGGCGGCCTCTGCGCCCGTCAATGTCAAATGGGGCTATGACAACCGCACAACGGCCTTTCGTGTACCGCGCTCGGACCCTGCGGCACGGCGTGTCGAAAACCGAATCCCCTCCTCCGACGCGAACCCGTATCTGGCATTGGCGGCATCGCTGGCCTGCGGTCTGATCGGCATGAACAACAAGATCGAACCCGACGAGCCTGCCTCGACGACGGTCAACGACAATCTGATTGAATTGCCGCGCGGGTTGATCGAGGCGACGATCCTGTTCGAGCAGGACAGGGAACTGGTGGCCATGCTCGGTGAATCCTTCGCAATCACCTACGCCGCAATCAAGCGCGCCGAGTTCGAGACCTTCATGGAGGTCATCAGCCCGTGGGAGCGCGAGTTTTTGCTGCTGAATGTTTGA
- a CDS encoding NAD(P)/FAD-dependent oxidoreductase encodes MPYQSPISPGVSWYESAITDRTEYPALDGSRNADVVIVGGGFTGLSAAVHLASAGVDVVLLEAWRFGDGASGRNGGQLGTGQRAWAEELEAQYGFTRAKALFDLAEEAKSHLLQFAETHKIDIEYVPGQMSVVHKKRYLKDYRAHAELMATRFGYPHIHYMDAAETAERLGSTRYLGGTYDKGTGHIQPMKLVVGTAKAAAQAGAHLYENSKVTSIKSENGRVTVTTPFGNVTAAKCLIAVNAYGGNLEPISASHVMPIRSFIGATVPLGPDSPVLPGGESVDDSRFVVRYFRRSKDGRLLFGGREAYTADNPLDISTHIRRQIAEIYPALANVEITQAWGGSVGITLPRQPFVREVMPNVISAGGYSGHGVMLSNFVGKLYAETVAGNRDRLKLLEELKVPAFPGGRTFRAPLLFLALSWYALMDRI; translated from the coding sequence ATGCCCTACCAATCACCCATTTCCCCCGGCGTTTCCTGGTACGAGTCAGCCATCACCGACCGAACCGAATATCCGGCGCTGGATGGATCGCGCAACGCCGATGTCGTCATCGTCGGCGGCGGCTTTACCGGCCTCTCCGCTGCCGTGCATCTGGCATCGGCGGGCGTCGACGTGGTGTTGCTCGAAGCCTGGCGCTTCGGCGACGGCGCATCGGGGCGCAATGGCGGCCAGCTCGGCACCGGCCAGCGCGCCTGGGCGGAAGAACTCGAAGCGCAGTATGGTTTCACCCGCGCCAAGGCGCTCTTCGATCTTGCCGAGGAAGCGAAAAGCCATCTGCTGCAATTTGCCGAGACCCACAAGATCGACATCGAATATGTGCCGGGACAAATGTCCGTCGTGCATAAGAAACGCTACCTGAAGGACTATCGGGCGCACGCGGAACTGATGGCGACACGCTTCGGCTATCCGCATATTCATTATATGGACGCCGCGGAAACCGCGGAGCGCCTTGGTTCGACGCGCTATCTCGGCGGAACATACGACAAGGGCACCGGCCATATCCAGCCGATGAAGCTGGTGGTTGGCACGGCAAAGGCCGCGGCGCAGGCCGGCGCGCATCTCTACGAGAACAGCAAGGTCACCAGCATCAAATCCGAAAACGGCCGCGTGACCGTCACGACTCCCTTCGGCAACGTGACCGCGGCGAAATGCCTGATCGCAGTCAATGCCTATGGCGGCAATCTCGAACCAATCAGCGCCTCGCATGTGATGCCGATCCGCTCGTTCATCGGCGCGACGGTGCCGCTCGGGCCCGACAGTCCCGTTTTGCCGGGCGGCGAGAGCGTCGACGATTCGCGTTTCGTCGTGCGCTATTTCCGCCGCTCGAAGGATGGGCGGCTGTTGTTTGGCGGGCGCGAGGCCTATACGGCGGACAACCCGCTCGACATCAGCACGCATATCCGCCGCCAGATCGCCGAGATTTATCCGGCGTTGGCCAATGTCGAAATCACGCAGGCCTGGGGCGGTTCGGTGGGCATTACCCTGCCGCGCCAGCCCTTCGTGCGCGAGGTCATGCCGAATGTGATCTCGGCCGGGGGCTATTCCGGGCATGGGGTGATGCTGTCGAACTTCGTCGGCAAGCTCTATGCCGAGACTGTGGCCGGCAACCGCGACCGGCTGAAACTGCTGGAGGAGCTGAAAGTGCCCGCATTTCCGGGCGGGCGGACATTCCGCGCACCATTACTGTTTCTTGCACTGAGCTGGTATGCACTGATGGACAGAATCTAG
- a CDS encoding calcium-binding protein, with the protein MAEELSQSYRNILNVGSAATLEGTNGNDTQVWTLPLGAQHYYNGLDGNDTISSALAGNSYIEGGKGNDILTGGLGEDTIGYLNSEGPVNVTLTGAGGITMNAYIGDAIGDITLSGFENLVGSKNPDYLRGNGDPNKILGMKGADSINGYGGNDSLYGGDGFDYIDGGDGNDHLFGENDGDDLRGKAGNDIFDGGPGNDYLTGGDGNDTFLFSEGGDYIRGQAGIDTVDYSASPGQYNGATINLDTGLGYDDAAGARYETIENVIGTNFNDDIWGDDQANTMKGGPGRDNYFYYDLANLDGDVILDFSTVQHDLIKVSVSYDQIIEVSRDTREHYAIFRLNDGSQTADITVYYQDPGFPDKFTVF; encoded by the coding sequence ATGGCAGAGGAACTATCGCAATCTTACAGAAATATCCTGAATGTGGGCAGTGCGGCGACGCTGGAGGGCACCAATGGCAATGACACGCAAGTATGGACGCTACCGCTAGGGGCCCAGCACTATTACAACGGGCTGGATGGAAACGACACCATCAGCAGCGCGCTTGCAGGCAACAGCTATATCGAAGGCGGCAAGGGCAACGATATTCTAACCGGCGGTCTTGGCGAAGATACTATTGGATATTTGAACTCTGAAGGTCCCGTCAATGTCACCCTCACTGGCGCTGGAGGCATCACGATGAACGCCTATATAGGCGACGCCATCGGCGACATCACATTGTCCGGTTTCGAAAATCTGGTTGGCTCAAAGAACCCCGACTATTTGAGAGGCAATGGGGACCCGAACAAAATTCTCGGTATGAAGGGCGCGGACAGTATCAACGGTTATGGCGGCAATGACTCGTTATATGGTGGCGATGGCTTCGATTACATAGACGGTGGCGACGGTAATGACCACCTCTTTGGTGAAAACGACGGTGACGACCTTAGAGGCAAGGCTGGCAACGACATATTCGATGGCGGCCCTGGTAACGACTACCTGACCGGCGGCGACGGCAACGACACCTTTCTCTTTAGCGAGGGCGGTGATTACATCAGGGGTCAGGCGGGCATTGACACAGTGGATTATTCGGCAAGTCCGGGCCAATACAATGGTGCTACCATCAACCTCGATACAGGACTGGGCTACGATGACGCAGCGGGGGCAAGGTATGAGACCATCGAAAATGTCATCGGCACCAATTTCAATGACGACATTTGGGGCGACGATCAAGCCAATACAATGAAGGGAGGCCCCGGTCGGGACAACTATTTCTACTATGACCTCGCCAACCTTGATGGAGATGTCATACTGGACTTCAGCACTGTTCAGCATGACTTGATCAAAGTGAGTGTCAGCTACGACCAAATAATTGAAGTCTCCAGGGATACTCGAGAACACTACGCCATATTCAGGCTTAACGATGGCAGCCAAACAGCCGATATAACCGTTTACTATCAAGATCCTGGTTTTCCTGATAAATTTACTGTCTTTTAA
- a CDS encoding calcium-binding protein: MAIDLDSNMLTLLGITAPVYREGTEAIDAITGGRSSDYIKGLGGLDVLSGGDGNDYIEGGTSLLGLTPELLNGGSGNDTVGYFNASGPVTVNLLLNGTGTATGADGVDALTGFENVVGSNHNDTINGDTGNNKLFGMGGNDTINGRGGNDTLYGGNGNDTFIYSGGDAMDGGAGIDTVDYRASTNVDGGATIDLRPGEIGRHDAAGDTYFFIENVIGTPRNDDIYGNASANVMNGGAGTDRFYYKNPADLNGDRINDFYTFDGENDKVHLTGLGLTDANITSQTIAGSYVRFTITSGSQSYTIDVDGRDYIPFESQVFVL, translated from the coding sequence ATGGCAATCGATCTGGACTCAAACATGCTGACTTTGCTCGGCATTACCGCACCCGTCTACCGCGAAGGTACGGAGGCAATCGATGCAATCACAGGTGGCCGTTCGAGCGATTACATCAAAGGCTTGGGCGGACTCGATGTTCTGAGTGGCGGCGATGGGAATGATTACATCGAAGGGGGGACATCACTTCTTGGACTGACCCCTGAACTTTTGAACGGCGGCAGTGGCAACGATACCGTAGGTTACTTCAATGCGTCGGGTCCGGTGACCGTCAACCTGCTCTTGAACGGGACTGGGACGGCCACCGGTGCGGACGGAGTGGATGCACTGACCGGTTTCGAGAATGTCGTTGGCTCAAATCACAATGACACGATCAACGGTGACACTGGCAATAACAAACTTTTCGGTATGGGCGGCAATGACACGATCAACGGTCGCGGCGGTAATGACACGCTTTATGGCGGCAATGGCAACGACACGTTCATTTACAGCGGCGGCGATGCCATGGACGGCGGAGCCGGCATTGATACCGTGGATTATAGAGCAAGCACAAATGTGGATGGCGGTGCCACCATCGATCTCAGGCCAGGGGAGATTGGGCGCCATGATGCAGCGGGAGATACATACTTTTTTATCGAAAATGTCATTGGTACCCCCCGCAATGATGACATTTATGGTAATGCATCAGCTAACGTGATGAATGGCGGTGCCGGCACCGACCGCTTCTACTACAAGAATCCTGCCGACCTAAATGGCGATAGAATCAACGATTTCTATACGTTCGATGGCGAGAATGATAAGGTTCACCTTACCGGTTTAGGTCTTACCGATGCTAACATCACCTCACAAACAATTGCAGGATCATATGTGCGCTTCACAATAACAAGTGGCAGCCAGAGCTATACTATTGATGTCGATGGAAGAGATTATATTCCATTCGAGTCACAAGTTTTCGTGCTATGA